In Methanosphaera sp. WGK6, a single genomic region encodes these proteins:
- the pyrH gene encoding UMP kinase — protein MRIVITIGGSILLKEYDNKKFEAYAEVIKEINEEHEIFIVVGGGRPARDYISVVRDMGETESICDEIGIEVTRINARLLQLALKDVSYPAIPVNFQQALEYSATNKIVIMGGTEPAHSTDAVGSILAEYVGADLVINATSVDGLYDKDPNKFDDAKMFTEVTADKLMEIVSDNDTKAGTYEFIDKTAIQIIKRSGIKTVIVNGNNPDNVKTAINEPIGTLITE, from the coding sequence ATGCGTATAGTAATTACAATTGGTGGTTCAATCCTACTTAAAGAATATGATAATAAAAAATTTGAAGCATATGCTGAAGTAATTAAAGAAATTAATGAAGAACATGAAATTTTCATAGTAGTAGGAGGAGGAAGACCTGCTCGTGACTATATAAGTGTAGTTAGGGATATGGGTGAAACAGAATCCATATGTGATGAAATAGGAATTGAAGTTACAAGAATAAATGCTAGATTATTACAACTAGCTCTAAAAGATGTATCTTATCCAGCAATACCGGTAAATTTCCAACAAGCACTTGAATACTCAGCTACTAATAAAATTGTAATAATGGGTGGAACTGAACCAGCACACAGTACTGATGCAGTAGGTAGTATATTGGCTGAGTATGTGGGAGCTGATTTAGTAATTAATGCTACAAGTGTTGATGGATTATATGATAAGGATCCTAATAAATTTGATGATGCAAAAATGTTTACAGAAGTAACTGCTGATAAACTAATGGAAATTGTATCAGATAATGATACAAAAGCAGGAACTTATGAATTCATTGATAAAACAGCAATTCAAATTATTAAACGTTCTGGAATAAAAACAGTAATTGTAAATGGAAATAATCCTGATAATGTGAAAACAGCAATAAATGAACCAATAGGTACACTCATAACAGAATAA
- a CDS encoding elongation factor EF-2 translates to MSRRDQMVKKIKELMYEPDYIRNIGIVAHIDHGKTTLSDNLLAAAGMISSELAGDQRFLDFDEQEQERGITIDAANVSMVHTYEDKEYLINLIDTPGHVDFGGDVTRAMRAVDGAVVVVCAVEGIMPQTETVLRQALKENVRPVLFINKVDRLINELKLDDLELQNRFVKIISGVNKLIKNMAPEQFKSEWQVKIEDGTVAFGSAYHNWAINVPEMLKTNITFKDIIQYCNEDNQKELASKIKIEEVILGMVVEHLPSPKIAQAYRVPKIWSGDIESVEGQGMIETSSTSPLAVMVTDVSIDKHAGEIATGRVYGGSIEKGSEIFFVGSMSKARTQQVGVYMGPERINTDSVPAGNIVAITGARGAIAGETITDADHNIAPFESLEHISEPVVTVAVEAKNTKDLPKLIEVLRQVGKEDPTLRVEINEETGEHLIAGMGELHLEVIIYRINDKGLEVETSEPIVVYRETIAGTATNVEGKSPNKHNRFYIDIEPLSDELMDAISEGKIQEGRVKGKEGAKVFQECGLDKDEAKKVWDVYKHSIFINKTRGIQYLDEVKELLMEGFESALDNGPLADEKAMGLKINLIDAKLHEDAVHRGPAQVLPAIRKAVYGAIMLAQPTLMEPMQKVYISVPQDYMGAATREVQNRRGQIVEMGQEGDMSTIESKVPVSEMFGFAGDIRSAAEGRCIWSTENSGFERIPRELQNQIVKEIRQRKGLTPDPYGPDHYLG, encoded by the coding sequence TTGAGTCGACGAGATCAAATGGTAAAAAAAATCAAAGAGTTGATGTATGAACCAGATTATATCAGAAACATTGGTATAGTAGCACATATTGACCACGGAAAAACAACATTATCAGATAACCTTCTTGCAGCAGCAGGAATGATATCCTCTGAATTAGCTGGAGATCAAAGATTCCTTGATTTTGATGAACAAGAACAAGAAAGAGGAATTACAATTGATGCAGCAAACGTATCTATGGTACACACCTATGAAGATAAAGAATACCTCATCAACCTTATTGATACACCAGGACACGTAGACTTTGGTGGAGATGTAACTCGTGCAATGAGAGCAGTAGATGGTGCTGTAGTAGTTGTATGTGCAGTAGAAGGTATCATGCCTCAAACAGAAACAGTATTAAGACAAGCATTAAAAGAAAATGTAAGACCTGTACTTTTCATTAACAAAGTAGATAGACTTATAAATGAATTAAAACTTGATGATTTAGAATTACAAAACAGATTCGTAAAAATCATTTCTGGAGTAAACAAACTTATTAAAAACATGGCTCCTGAACAATTCAAATCAGAATGGCAAGTTAAAATTGAAGATGGTACTGTAGCATTTGGTTCAGCATACCACAACTGGGCTATCAACGTACCAGAAATGTTAAAAACAAACATTACCTTCAAAGATATTATTCAATACTGTAACGAAGATAACCAAAAAGAATTAGCAAGTAAAATAAAAATCGAAGAAGTAATTCTTGGTATGGTAGTAGAACACTTACCTAGTCCAAAAATTGCACAAGCATACAGAGTACCTAAAATTTGGTCTGGAGACATTGAATCTGTTGAAGGACAAGGTATGATTGAAACTAGTTCAACATCACCATTAGCAGTTATGGTAACTGATGTAAGTATAGATAAACACGCAGGTGAAATCGCAACTGGTCGTGTATATGGTGGATCAATTGAAAAAGGTTCAGAAATCTTCTTCGTAGGTTCAATGAGTAAAGCAAGAACCCAACAAGTTGGAGTATATATGGGTCCTGAAAGAATCAACACAGACTCAGTTCCAGCAGGTAACATTGTAGCAATTACTGGTGCAAGAGGAGCTATTGCAGGGGAAACCATTACCGATGCAGATCACAACATAGCACCATTTGAAAGTTTAGAACACATATCTGAACCAGTAGTAACAGTAGCAGTAGAAGCTAAAAATACAAAAGATTTACCAAAACTTATTGAAGTATTAAGACAAGTTGGTAAAGAAGATCCTACATTAAGAGTAGAAATTAACGAAGAAACTGGTGAACACTTAATTGCAGGTATGGGTGAATTACACTTAGAAGTTATTATCTACAGAATTAATGATAAAGGATTAGAAGTAGAAACATCTGAACCTATTGTAGTATACAGAGAAACAATTGCTGGTACAGCAACAAATGTTGAAGGAAAATCACCTAACAAACATAACAGATTCTACATTGATATTGAACCATTATCTGATGAATTAATGGATGCTATTTCTGAAGGAAAAATCCAAGAAGGAAGAGTAAAAGGTAAAGAAGGAGCTAAAGTCTTCCAAGAATGTGGTCTTGATAAAGATGAAGCTAAAAAAGTATGGGATGTATATAAACACAGTATATTCATCAACAAAACTCGTGGTATCCAATACTTAGATGAAGTTAAAGAATTATTAATGGAAGGATTTGAAAGTGCATTAGATAATGGACCATTAGCAGATGAAAAAGCAATGGGACTTAAAATCAACCTCATAGATGCAAAATTACACGAAGATGCAGTACACAGAGGACCAGCACAAGTATTACCTGCTATAAGAAAAGCAGTATATGGTGCAATAATGTTAGCACAACCAACATTAATGGAACCAATGCAAAAAGTATACATCAGTGTACCTCAAGATTACATGGGTGCAGCAACTCGTGAAGTACAAAACAGAAGAGGACAAATTGTGGAAATGGGTCAAGAAGGAGATATGTCTACAATTGAATCTAAAGTACCTGTATCTGAAATGTTTGGATTTGCTGGAGATATAAGATCCGCAGCAGAAGGACGTTGTATTTGGTCTACTGAAAACTCTGGATTTGAAAGAATTCCTAGAGAATTACAAAATCAAATAGTAAAAGAAATCCGTCAAAGAAAAGGTCTTACTCCTGATCCATATGGACCTGATCACTACTTAGGATAA
- the tuf gene encoding translation elongation factor EF-1 subunit alpha: protein MAKDKTHMNLAFIGHVDHGKSTLVGHLLLLEGAIAEQQLDEGEDKFRFVMDKLGEERERGVTIDLAHAKFETQKYEYTVVDCPGHRDFVKNMITGASQADAAVLVVAANDGIMPQTKEHIFLSRTLGINQLIIAINKMDVVDYSEDKFNELKEELGKLISTVGFKPSEVPFIPVSAFEGDNITEKSSNTSWYKGNTLVQELDALDEPDKPIDLPLRLPIQDVYSITGVGTVPVGRVETGVLHTAENIAFEPAGVTGEVKSIEMHHEILDKAEPGDNVGFNVRGVGKNDIKRGDVAGTTQNPPSVAKEFKAQIVVLQHPGVMTVGYTPVFHAHTAQVACTFLSLDVKLDPATGQPKEENPDFLKTGDAALVTIKPTKPMVIENIKEIPHMGRFAIRDMGQTVAAGMCIDITDAK from the coding sequence ATGGCAAAAGATAAAACACACATGAACTTAGCATTTATTGGTCACGTAGACCACGGAAAATCAACATTAGTAGGACACCTTTTATTATTAGAAGGAGCTATTGCTGAACAACAATTAGATGAAGGAGAAGACAAATTTAGATTTGTAATGGACAAACTCGGAGAAGAAAGAGAAAGAGGAGTAACCATTGACCTTGCTCACGCTAAATTCGAAACACAAAAATACGAATACACAGTAGTAGATTGTCCAGGTCACCGTGACTTTGTTAAAAACATGATTACTGGTGCATCACAAGCAGACGCAGCAGTTCTTGTAGTAGCAGCTAACGATGGTATCATGCCACAAACAAAAGAACACATCTTTTTATCAAGAACTCTCGGTATTAACCAATTAATCATTGCAATTAACAAAATGGATGTAGTAGACTACTCTGAAGATAAATTCAACGAACTCAAAGAAGAATTAGGTAAATTAATCTCTACAGTAGGATTCAAACCTTCAGAAGTTCCTTTCATACCAGTATCTGCATTTGAAGGAGATAACATAACTGAAAAAAGTTCAAACACCTCTTGGTACAAAGGAAACACCTTAGTACAAGAATTAGATGCATTAGATGAACCAGATAAACCAATCGACTTACCTTTAAGATTACCTATTCAAGATGTATACTCAATTACCGGAGTAGGTACAGTACCTGTAGGAAGAGTTGAAACTGGAGTATTACACACTGCAGAAAATATTGCATTTGAACCAGCTGGAGTAACTGGTGAAGTAAAATCTATTGAAATGCACCACGAAATTCTCGATAAAGCAGAACCTGGAGACAATGTTGGATTCAACGTAAGAGGTGTAGGTAAAAACGATATTAAAAGAGGAGACGTTGCTGGTACAACTCAAAACCCACCTAGCGTTGCTAAAGAATTCAAAGCACAAATCGTTGTATTACAACACCCTGGTGTAATGACTGTAGGATACACTCCTGTATTCCACGCACACACTGCACAAGTTGCATGTACTTTCTTATCCTTAGATGTAAAATTAGATCCTGCAACAGGACAACCTAAAGAAGAAAACCCTGACTTCCTTAAAACAGGAGATGCAGCTTTAGTTACCATTAAACCAACAAAACCTATGGTAATTGAAAACATCAAAGAAATCCCTCACATGGGAAGATTCGCTATCCGTGATATGGGTCAAACCGTAGCAGCAGGAATGTGTATTGACATTACTGACGCAAAATAA
- the dnaG gene encoding DNA primase DnaG, translating to MVKDEITTTKYLIHSQINAKGFVEKPDVVGAIFGQTEGLLSDSLDLRELQKTGRIGRIKVDMTNKSGRTKGEIIIPSSLDRIETTILAASLETINRVGPCEASLRITKIEDVRAVKRRTIVERAKELYQNMMEDFTPESSRMIEEVKESIRIPEIIEYGEDQLPAGPNTPTSDAILIVEGRSDVLNLLKYGIKNTIAVEGVNVPKTVADLTKERTVTAFLDGDRGGDLILKELLQIGDIDYVTRAPRGQEVEYLDKDQVIYALKNKTSVDKINSHANYNHNQHRYHNKPKTYNNNSNSLNGSKTHGLKQVESIYKQDYKKQVFNKQEKQEISKYSEEKNKNKDKTQDNNIIKKQSSEIISQEKEEEPKTENKYKKILNELSGTNNGRLFDMNFNLIKEVAVGELFNEIKSINDDIKTVIFDGIISQRLVDLAKEKNIECLVAVKMSEVVKKPETIKIIIK from the coding sequence ATGGTAAAAGATGAAATTACAACTACAAAATATTTAATACACTCACAAATTAATGCTAAAGGATTTGTAGAAAAACCTGATGTAGTAGGTGCAATATTCGGACAAACAGAAGGTCTACTAAGTGATAGTCTTGATTTACGAGAATTACAAAAAACTGGTAGAATTGGACGAATTAAGGTAGATATGACAAATAAATCAGGAAGAACAAAAGGTGAAATAATAATACCATCTAGTTTGGATAGAATAGAAACAACAATTTTAGCAGCATCACTAGAAACAATTAATAGAGTAGGACCTTGTGAAGCAAGTCTTAGAATAACAAAAATTGAAGATGTACGTGCTGTTAAAAGAAGAACTATTGTAGAAAGAGCAAAAGAATTATATCAAAACATGATGGAAGACTTTACACCAGAAAGTTCACGAATGATTGAAGAAGTTAAAGAATCAATTAGAATTCCTGAAATAATAGAATATGGTGAAGATCAATTACCTGCAGGCCCCAATACTCCAACATCTGATGCAATACTAATTGTAGAAGGAAGATCTGATGTATTAAACTTATTAAAATATGGAATTAAAAATACCATTGCAGTAGAAGGAGTAAATGTACCTAAAACAGTGGCAGATTTAACAAAAGAAAGAACTGTTACAGCGTTTTTAGATGGTGATAGGGGTGGAGACTTAATATTGAAAGAATTACTCCAAATTGGGGATATTGATTATGTAACTAGAGCGCCACGAGGTCAAGAAGTAGAATACTTGGATAAAGACCAAGTAATATATGCCTTAAAAAATAAAACTTCCGTTGATAAAATAAATAGTCATGCAAACTATAATCATAATCAACATAGGTATCATAATAAACCAAAAACATACAATAACAATTCAAATTCCCTCAATGGTTCAAAAACACATGGATTAAAACAAGTAGAATCTATATATAAACAAGATTATAAAAAACAGGTATTTAACAAACAAGAAAAACAAGAAATTTCCAAATATTCTGAGGAAAAAAATAAGAACAAAGATAAAACACAAGATAATAATATAATCAAAAAACAATCATCAGAAATTATTTCACAAGAAAAAGAAGAAGAACCAAAAACTGAAAACAAGTATAAAAAAATACTAAATGAACTTTCTGGAACAAATAATGGTAGATTATTTGATATGAACTTTAATTTAATTAAAGAAGTAGCAGTTGGAGAACTATTCAATGAAATAAAAAGTATAAATGATGATATTAAAACAGTAATATTTGATGGAATTATAAGTCAACGATTAGTTGACTTAGCTAAAGAAAAAAATATTGAATGTTTAGTAGCAGTAAAAATGAGTGAAGTTGTAAAAAAACCAGAAACCATTAAAATTATAATAAAATAA
- the prf1 gene encoding peptide chain release factor aRF-1: MSEVSSKEMYEVKKTLKELENKKGRGTELVSVYIPPEKQISDVRKQMVDEIGQSSNIKSKQTRKNVQSAIEVIIQRLKLFPKAPEKGLIIFVGMIPKGGPGTEKMETYVFQPPETVQTYIYHCDSQFYIEPLRQIIEYKEVYGVVVLDRKESTIAVLRGKRIDILKHLTSGVPGKHKAGGQSQRRFDRVIELAAHEFLKRIGRHVDEAFLPLKDELKGVLIGGPGHTKNDFVEGDYIHYEIHDKIINIVDTSYTGDFGVREVIDESADTLDEMDIMQEKKLMRKFLTGLISESGLSTYGEKEVRQNLQMGAVETLLISENLKTKRQTYTCPACNTIDVITTRQHQEPPEKRCPKCNEIMKITETKETAEELIELAEEVNSSVEVISIETEEGTQLDKAFGGIAGILRYKVK; the protein is encoded by the coding sequence ATGAGTGAAGTATCATCAAAAGAAATGTATGAAGTTAAAAAAACTCTGAAAGAATTAGAAAATAAAAAAGGCAGAGGAACAGAACTTGTAAGTGTATATATACCACCAGAAAAACAGATAAGTGATGTTAGAAAACAAATGGTTGATGAAATTGGACAAAGTTCTAATATTAAAAGTAAACAAACCAGAAAAAATGTACAATCTGCAATAGAAGTTATTATACAACGATTGAAATTATTCCCAAAAGCACCTGAAAAAGGATTAATAATATTTGTAGGAATGATTCCAAAGGGTGGTCCAGGAACAGAAAAAATGGAAACATATGTATTTCAACCCCCTGAAACAGTACAAACATACATATACCACTGTGACAGTCAATTTTACATAGAACCATTAAGACAAATTATTGAATATAAAGAAGTATATGGTGTAGTGGTACTTGACCGTAAAGAATCTACAATTGCTGTTTTAAGAGGAAAAAGAATTGATATTTTAAAACATCTAACAAGTGGAGTACCTGGAAAACATAAAGCAGGAGGTCAGTCACAAAGAAGATTTGATCGTGTTATTGAACTTGCAGCACATGAATTCCTTAAACGTATAGGAAGACATGTTGATGAAGCATTCCTCCCCCTGAAAGATGAACTTAAAGGAGTTCTTATTGGAGGACCAGGACATACAAAAAATGATTTTGTAGAAGGAGATTACATTCACTATGAAATCCATGATAAAATCATCAACATTGTAGACACATCATATACAGGAGATTTTGGAGTAAGAGAAGTAATTGATGAATCTGCAGATACTCTTGATGAAATGGATATCATGCAAGAGAAAAAACTCATGAGAAAATTCCTAACTGGACTCATATCTGAAAGTGGATTATCAACATATGGTGAAAAAGAAGTTAGACAGAACCTTCAAATGGGTGCTGTTGAAACACTACTTATTTCAGAAAATCTTAAAACCAAAAGACAAACATACACCTGTCCTGCATGTAATACAATAGATGTAATTACAACAAGACAACATCAAGAACCACCAGAAAAAAGATGTCCTAAATGTAATGAAATAATGAAAATTACAGAAACTAAAGAAACAGCTGAAGAATTAATAGAATTAGCAGAAGAAGTAAACAGTAGTGTAGAAGTTATTTCAATTGAAACAGAAGAGGGTACTCAACTTGACAAAGCATTTGGTGGAATAGCTGGAATTCTCAGATACAAAGTAAAATAA
- a CDS encoding RraA family protein, with amino-acid sequence MSAGKITPKNILHFNKKQPQKINLENILEKASTDTISDAMKNLYGTNNILTDVKPIKSSFKIVGKIRTAETNSKDWGTCIKAIYDSQPHEILLIKCSDLDYAVWGEMASKAAQTHGLKATVIYGTTRDTEDIIKLDYPVFSKDIKSRAGFPSNKGTINERLIIENIPIITGDILVGDRDGVVIIPQEKLEEVLEEVTNIKKFESECLKRIEENNENLDSILKIK; translated from the coding sequence ATGTCAGCTGGAAAAATAACACCCAAAAATATATTACATTTTAACAAAAAACAACCCCAAAAAATAAATTTAGAAAATATACTTGAAAAAGCAAGTACTGATACAATATCCGATGCTATGAAAAATTTATATGGAACAAATAATATTCTAACAGACGTTAAACCTATCAAATCTTCTTTTAAAATAGTAGGAAAAATTAGAACTGCAGAAACTAATTCTAAAGACTGGGGAACCTGTATTAAAGCAATATATGATTCACAACCCCATGAAATATTACTTATAAAATGTTCTGACTTAGATTATGCTGTTTGGGGTGAAATGGCTTCTAAAGCAGCACAAACACATGGTTTAAAAGCTACTGTAATCTATGGAACAACAAGAGATACGGAAGATATTATTAAATTAGATTATCCTGTATTTTCTAAAGATATAAAATCAAGAGCAGGATTCCCCTCAAATAAGGGTACCATTAATGAACGTTTAATTATTGAAAATATACCTATTATAACTGGAGATATTCTTGTAGGTGATAGAGATGGTGTTGTTATAATTCCACAAGAAAAATTAGAAGAAGTACTTGAAGAAGTAACTAATATTAAAAAATTCGAATCAGAATGTTTAAAACGAATCGAAGAAAATAATGAAAACTTAGATTCCATCTTAAAAATTAAATAA
- a CDS encoding DUF2116 family Zn-ribbon domain-containing protein, which produces MVVEAHRHCAICGKPIPMTESFCSDKCQEQYQLKQEQVAKQRKILYAVVLLFVIIWAVMVFKPF; this is translated from the coding sequence ATGGTAGTAGAAGCACATAGGCATTGTGCAATTTGTGGAAAACCAATTCCAATGACTGAGTCATTTTGTTCTGATAAATGTCAAGAACAATATCAGCTTAAACAAGAACAAGTTGCAAAACAAAGAAAAATATTATATGCAGTAGTACTTTTATTTGTAATTATATGGGCTGTAATGGTATTTAAACCATTCTGA
- a CDS encoding transcription initiation factor IIB, whose protein sequence is MKEDVAEMEKKETKCPECGSTKLINDHERGEVVCGACGLVIDDNIVDMGPEWRAFDHEQRDKRTRVGAPITYTIHDKGLSTMIDWRNKDIYGRDIPARNRAQWYRLRKWQRKIRISGATERNLAFALSELDRDSSRLGLPRSVRESASVVYRNAVENKLIRGRSIEGVVAASLYAACRRCKVPRTLDEIADVSRVSKKEVGRTYRFLTRELHIRLPPTSPIDYVPRFASELNLSGIVQSKAIEIINQAMENGLTSGRGSTGVAAAALYIASVILDERKTQRDVADIAGVTEVTIRNRYKELTEQLDMGVNL, encoded by the coding sequence ATGAAAGAAGACGTTGCTGAAATGGAGAAAAAAGAAACAAAATGTCCTGAATGTGGATCAACTAAATTAATTAATGACCATGAACGTGGAGAAGTTGTCTGTGGTGCTTGTGGTCTTGTAATTGATGATAATATTGTAGACATGGGTCCAGAATGGAGAGCATTTGATCACGAACAACGAGACAAAAGAACAAGAGTAGGAGCTCCAATTACATACACCATCCACGATAAAGGTTTATCAACCATGATTGATTGGCGTAACAAAGATATCTATGGAAGAGACATACCTGCTAGAAATCGTGCACAATGGTACAGATTAAGAAAATGGCAAAGAAAAATAAGAATCAGTGGTGCAACAGAAAGAAACTTAGCATTTGCACTAAGTGAACTTGACCGTGACTCTTCAAGACTAGGATTACCAAGATCAGTACGTGAATCTGCATCAGTAGTATATAGAAATGCAGTGGAAAATAAACTCATACGTGGAAGAAGTATTGAAGGAGTAGTAGCTGCTTCATTATATGCTGCATGCAGAAGATGTAAAGTTCCAAGAACACTTGATGAAATAGCAGACGTGTCTCGTGTAAGTAAAAAAGAAGTAGGTAGAACTTACAGATTCTTAACAAGAGAATTACACATAAGATTACCTCCAACTTCACCAATTGATTACGTTCCTCGATTTGCTAGTGAATTAAATCTTTCAGGAATTGTTCAATCAAAAGCTATAGAAATCATTAATCAAGCAATGGAAAATGGTTTAACCAGTGGTAGAGGTTCTACCGGAGTAGCTGCTGCTGCATTATATATTGCAAGTGTAATTCTTGATGAAAGAAAAACTCAACGGGATGTTGCAGATATTGCTGGCGTAACTGAAGTAACTATAAGAAACAGATACAAAGAACTAACAGAACAGTTAGATATGGGTGTAAACTTATAA
- a CDS encoding H/ACA ribonucleoprotein complex subunit GAR1 encodes MSKKNQKLKKIGIISHITSTNKLIVPSKQTPRLGSTLVNKQQKPIGKISDIFGSTKKPYISIKTNNKFKKAKPGDTVYLPPKNNRRRMKRRQAY; translated from the coding sequence ATGTCAAAAAAGAATCAAAAACTAAAAAAAATTGGTATAATAAGCCATATCACAAGTACAAACAAGCTTATTGTACCCTCTAAACAAACGCCTCGTCTTGGTTCAACACTAGTAAATAAACAACAAAAACCAATTGGTAAAATTAGTGACATATTTGGATCAACTAAAAAACCATACATATCAATCAAAACAAACAATAAATTCAAAAAAGCCAAACCAGGTGACACAGTATATTTACCACCAAAAAATAATAGAAGGAGGATGAAACGACGGCAAGCATACTAA
- a CDS encoding 30S ribosomal protein S7, producing the protein MSFKLFDKWDVTEVTVEDMGLQNYVCLDEIVVPHTMGRHVKRQFAKSKVSIVERLMNKIMRTERNSGKKNKAYAIVEDALDIINTRTKQNPVQILVKAVENTAPREETTRIKYGGIGYQIAVDIAPQRRVDLSLGFITKGAMQSAFKNKKSAAQCLADEILLASEEDSRSYAVQKKEEKERVARSAH; encoded by the coding sequence ATGAGCTTCAAATTATTCGACAAATGGGATGTAACCGAAGTTACAGTAGAAGATATGGGATTACAAAATTACGTATGTTTAGATGAAATTGTAGTACCACACACAATGGGACGTCATGTAAAAAGACAATTCGCAAAATCAAAAGTATCAATCGTAGAAAGACTCATGAATAAAATCATGAGAACTGAAAGAAACAGTGGTAAAAAAAATAAAGCATATGCTATTGTAGAAGATGCTTTAGATATAATTAACACAAGAACTAAACAAAATCCTGTACAAATTTTAGTAAAAGCTGTAGAAAACACAGCACCTAGAGAAGAAACAACACGTATAAAATACGGTGGAATAGGTTATCAAATAGCAGTAGATATTGCACCACAAAGAAGAGTAGACCTTTCATTAGGTTTCATTACAAAAGGAGCAATGCAATCTGCATTCAAAAATAAAAAATCAGCAGCACAATGTTTAGCAGATGAAATCTTACTCGCATCCGAAGAAGATTCAAGAAGCTATGCTGTACAGAAAAAAGAAGAAAAAGAAAGAGTAGCAAGATCTGCACACTAG
- the rpsJ gene encoding 30S ribosomal protein S10, translated as MNKARIKLTGTDPEKIADVCNQLIKIAERTGVDLSGPIPLPTKKLVVPTRKSPDGEGKATWEKWELRIHKRLVGIEADERAMRQVMKVNVPDNVSIEIELKA; from the coding sequence ATGAATAAAGCAAGAATTAAATTAACAGGTACAGACCCAGAAAAAATAGCTGATGTATGTAACCAGCTTATTAAAATTGCTGAAAGAACTGGTGTAGATTTATCAGGTCCTATTCCTTTACCAACTAAAAAATTAGTTGTACCAACTAGAAAAAGTCCAGATGGTGAAGGTAAAGCAACATGGGAAAAATGGGAATTAAGAATTCATAAACGTCTTGTAGGAATTGAAGCTGATGAAAGAGCTATGAGACAAGTTATGAAAGTTAATGTTCCTGATAATGTAAGTATAGAAATAGAACTTAAAGCATAA
- a CDS encoding DUF211 domain-containing protein — protein sequence MENSLIRVVLDILKPHSPSLPSFAIYLSGLEGVDGVNITLIEIDKDTENIKITMEGNDLNYEKIKEAVEHYGASIHSVDEVVAGRKLVEEVTTHQD from the coding sequence ATGGAAAATTCATTAATTAGAGTAGTTTTAGACATATTAAAACCACATTCCCCATCATTACCTTCATTTGCTATCTATTTAAGTGGTCTTGAGGGTGTAGATGGAGTAAATATAACATTAATTGAAATTGATAAAGATACAGAAAACATTAAAATAACTATGGAAGGAAACGACCTTAATTACGAAAAAATTAAAGAAGCTGTAGAACATTACGGTGCATCTATCCATAGTGTAGATGAAGTTGTTGCAGGTCGTAAATTAGTTGAAGAAGTAACAACACACCAAGATTAA